The Melopsittacus undulatus isolate bMelUnd1 unplaced genomic scaffold, bMelUnd1.mat.Z mat_scaffold_49_arrow_ctg1, whole genome shotgun sequence genome contains a region encoding:
- the LOC117438575 gene encoding hydrocephalus-inducing protein-like, with product MSSENKKHQGSIFFPLPDGTGLRYHLEGTAEAPRCSGAISRQVPCRKCHTELIPVSNWLHRPQRFLVVIDMLKPENLESSSVLQGCSYMDVPSSAKKDYQLTFLSYKEGVFRAKVTFLNETTGEYLFHMVTFKAVASGPMGTVQMSTAVRQRVCSSVKVDNPLPVPVTFDINCKVPDVSVPQHFTVPAQSKADLVLEYQPLQTGESSGQLVLQSSDLGSLFYTLQLKATWSRPEKPVYFRTRLGSRQTITTKIRHFAQQKTEYLVQTDCADFQTAKSISAAPASAGGSDLSVEVTFEPCHLGEAKATLQLSSALGGQYCIPLMGLALPPEAQGPFLIPAGVKHPGFTVRAPEVLRAKSSTTITVSFAGGPAPVTSRLVVSCPGGSWIYHLRGLPSPRK from the exons ATGAGctctgagaacaagaagcacCAG ggctccatcttcttccccctgccgGACGGGACAGGCTTACGCTACCACCtggaaggaactgctgaagcccCCAGGTGTTCAGGGGCCATTTCCCGGCAGGTTCCATGCAGGAAGTGCCACACGgagctcatccctgtgtccaactggcTGCACAGACCACAGAG GTTCCTGGTGGTTATTGACATGCTCAAACCAGAGAacctggaaagcagttctgtgctgcaggggtgttCCTATATGGACGTGCCAAGCTCTGCGAAGAAGGACTACCAGCTCACCTTCCTCTCCTACAAAGAAGGAGTCTTCAGGGCAAAG gTGACCTTCCTCAATGAGACAACCGGAGAGTACTTGTTCCACATGGTGACTTTCAAGGCGGTggcttcaggacccatgggcaCTGTTCAAATGAGCACCGCTGTTCGGCAGAGAGTGTGCTCCAGCGTCAAGGTGGACAACCCTCTGCCTGTCCCGGTGACGTTTGACATCAACTGCAAAGTGCCTGACGTCAGCGTTCCCCAGCACTTTACTGTCCCTGCACAGTCAAAG gcggATCTTGTCTTGGAGTATCAGCCCCTGCAAACAGGTGAGAGCAGCGGGCAGctggtgctccagagcagcgACTTGGGCTCTCTGTTTTACACcctgcagctgaaagccaccTGGAGCAGGCCAGAGAAGCCCGTGTATTTCCGCACCAGGCTGGGCTCCCGTCAGACCATCACCACCAAAATACGGCATTTTGCCCAGCAGAAGACCGAGTACCTCGTACAG ACCGACTGTGCCGACTTCCAGACGGCAAAATCCATCAGTGCGGCACCcgccagtgctgggggctcGGACCTGAGCGTGGAAGTGACCTTTGAGCCCTGCCACCTGGGCGAAGCCAAGGCcacgctgcagctcagctctgcattggGCGGGCAGTACTGCATCCCACTCATGGGCCTTGCGCTGCCCCCTGAAGCCCAGGgccccttcctcatcccagccggcg TGAAGCACCCGGGCTTCACCGTCAGGGCCCCCGAGGTGCTGCGCGccaagagcagcaccaccatcacCGTCTCCTTCGCGGGCGGCCCGgctcctgtcaccagcaggctggtggtctcctgccctgggggctCCTGGATCTACCACCTCCGGGGCCTGCCCTCCCCCCGCAAGTGA
- the LOC117438582 gene encoding olfactory receptor 14A16-like, which translates to MSNGSSITHFLLLPFAHTRELQLWHFWLFLGISLAALLGNGLIITSTACDQHLHTPMYFFLLNLSLLDLGCILTTVPKSMANSLWDTRAISYTGCAAQLFLFLFFISAEFYLLTVMSYDRYVAICKPLHYGTLLGSRACVHMAAAAWASGFLTALLHTANTFSLPLCRGNAVEQFFCEIPPILKLSCSHSYLREVGLLVLSCFLVLGCFVFIVVSYVQIFRAVLRIPSEQGRHKAFSTCLPHLTVLSLFVSTGSFAYLKPPSISSPSLDLVVSVLYSVVPPAVNPLIYSLRNQELKDAVRKLLTGCV; encoded by the coding sequence atgtccaacggcagctccatcacccacttcctcctcctgccattcGCACACACgcgggagctgcagctctggcactTCTGGCTCTTCCTGGGCATCTCCCTGGCTGCGCTCCTGGGCAACGGCCTcatcatcaccagcacagcctgcgaccagcacctccacacccccatgtacttcttcctgctcaacctctccctgctggacctgggctgcatcctcaCCACTGTGCCCAAATCCATGGCCAATTCCCTCTGGGACACCAGGGCCATCTCCTACACAGgttgtgctgcacagctctttctctttctcttcttcatttcagcTGAGTTTTATCTCCTCACTGTCATGTCCTATGACCGCTATGTGGCCATCTGCAAGCCCCTGCACTACGGGAccctgctgggcagcagagcttgtgtccacatggcagcagctgcctgggccAGTGGCTttctcactgctctgctgcacacagccaatacattttcactacccctctgcagaggcaatgctgtggagcagttcttctgtgaaatcCCCCCGATCCTCAAGCTCTCCTGCTCACATTCCTACCTCAGGGAAGTTGGGCTTCTTGTGTTAAGTTGCTTTTTAGTGCTTGGCTGCTTTGTGTTCATTGTGGTGTCCTATGTGCAGAtcttcagggctgtgctgaggatcCCCTCTGAGCAGGGACGCCACAAAGCCTTTTCCACGTGCCTCCCTCACCTGACTGTGCTCTCCCTCTTTGTCAGCACTGGTTCCTTTGCCTACCTGAAGcccccctccatctcctccccatccctggatcTGGTGGTGTCAGTGCTGTACTCGGTGGTGCCTCCAGCAGTGAACCccctcatctacagcctgaggaaccaggagctcaaggatgctgtgaggaagCTGCTGACTGGATGCGTTTGA
- the LOC117438576 gene encoding E3 ubiquitin-protein ligase RBBP6-like: MSCIHYKFFSKLDYDTVTFSGFDISLCDLKCKIMRKEKLKAANCDLQISNAQTKEEYTEDALIPKNSLVIVKRIPAGGVKATSKTDVISRTEPVSRTSAAVRKNPISPFFSTHCTEI; encoded by the exons ATGTCTTGCATCCACTACAAGTTCTTCTCCAAGCTGGACTATGATACGGTCACCTTCAGTGGCTTCGACATCTCCCTTTGCGACCTCAAGTGCAAGATCATGCGCAAGGAGAAGCTGAAGGCAGCCAACTGTGATCTGCAGATCAGCAATGCCCAGACCAAAGAAG AATACACAGAAGATGCCCTGATTCCTAAAAACTCATTGGTAATCGTTAAAAGAATCCCTGCTGGAGGAGTTAAAGCTACCAGCAAAACGGATGTTAT AAGTCGAACTGAGCCAGTGAGCAGAACATCAGCAGCAGTACGTAAAAACCCAatctcaccttttttttctacacACTGCACTGAAATCTAA